A genome region from Nocardiopsis exhalans includes the following:
- a CDS encoding thiamine pyrophosphate-dependent dehydrogenase E1 component subunit alpha, with the protein MPPEESTGQGAITVAHLAPELTRGLYRDMRTARDLDTEAIALQRQGVFPAYVSVRGQEAAQVASATALDPARDFVFPTYREMAVALAYGVEMVGYMATHRALWHGGLYDVMGSRFGAINAVVGGPVPHAVGWAVGERLRGDQGVAMAYFGDGASSEGDVHEAMNFAGVFTAPVVFFCQNNQWALSVPNERQVAGGSIAARAEGYGMPGVLVDGNDAGAVYAATDEAVQRAREGGGPTVIEALTYRVEPHSTSDDPGRYRDEAVADRWRQRDPIDLLRTAMLQAEHADEAFFATVATEAAQRAEQIRDGVASAPEPDGSELFTHVFRETTEELTRQHRTWQEEVEL; encoded by the coding sequence ATGCCACCCGAAGAGTCGACGGGCCAGGGCGCCATCACCGTGGCGCACCTGGCACCCGAACTGACCCGCGGCCTCTACCGCGACATGCGCACCGCGCGCGACCTGGACACCGAGGCCATCGCCCTGCAGCGCCAGGGCGTCTTCCCCGCCTACGTCTCCGTCCGGGGGCAGGAGGCCGCGCAGGTCGCCAGCGCCACCGCGCTCGACCCCGCCCGCGACTTCGTCTTCCCCACCTACCGCGAGATGGCCGTCGCCCTGGCCTACGGCGTCGAGATGGTCGGCTACATGGCCACCCACCGCGCCCTGTGGCACGGCGGCCTCTACGACGTCATGGGCTCCCGCTTCGGCGCCATCAACGCCGTGGTCGGCGGACCCGTCCCGCACGCCGTGGGCTGGGCGGTCGGTGAGAGACTGCGCGGCGACCAAGGCGTGGCCATGGCCTACTTCGGTGACGGTGCCAGCTCCGAGGGCGACGTACACGAGGCCATGAACTTCGCCGGGGTCTTCACGGCACCGGTCGTCTTCTTCTGCCAGAACAACCAGTGGGCCCTGTCGGTGCCCAACGAACGCCAGGTCGCGGGCGGCTCCATCGCCGCGCGCGCCGAGGGCTACGGCATGCCCGGCGTCCTCGTCGACGGCAACGACGCCGGAGCGGTCTACGCGGCCACCGACGAGGCCGTCCAGCGCGCCCGCGAGGGCGGCGGACCCACCGTCATCGAGGCGCTCACCTACCGCGTCGAACCCCACTCCACCTCCGACGACCCCGGCCGCTACCGCGACGAGGCCGTCGCCGACCGCTGGCGCCAACGCGACCCCATCGACCTGCTGCGCACCGCGATGCTACAGGCCGAGCACGCCGACGAGGCCTTCTTCGCCACCGTCGCCACCGAGGCCGCCCAGCGCGCCGAGCAGATCCGGGACGGGGTCGCCAGCGCCCCCGAGCCCGACGGATCCGAGCTGTTCACGCACGTCTTCCGGGAGACCACCGAGGAGCTGACCCGGCAGCACCGCACCTGGCAGGAAGAGGTCGAGCTGTGA
- a CDS encoding aldehyde dehydrogenase family protein: MIFEYAPAPESRSVVSLRETYDLFIDGEFAPAQSGEYLTSLNPADEEKLAQVAVADRADVDRAVAAARRAYETVWSRMSGAERGKYLFRIARIIQERSRELAVLESMDNGKPIKETRDVDLPLVAAHFFYYAGWADKLAHAGLGPDPKPLGVAAQVIPWNFPLLMLAWKIAPALATGNTVVLKPAETTPLTALVFAQICQEAELPPGVVNILTGAGETGRALVEHPGTDKVAFTGSTEVGRQIARAVAGTDKRLTLELGGKGANIVYDDAALDQAVEGVVSGIFFNQGHVCCAGSRLLVQESVAEEFLPRLKARIEKLRLGDPLDKNTDIGAINSAAQLERVRELTATADEENVERWSPACDLPERGYWFAPTVLTGVSQAHRVAREEIFGPVLSVLTFRTPEEAVTKANNTPYGLSAGVWTEKGSRMLWTAERLRAGVIWSNTFNKFDPTSPFGGYKESGYGREGGRHGLEAYLG, encoded by the coding sequence GTGATCTTCGAGTACGCGCCCGCACCGGAGTCCCGCTCCGTCGTCAGCCTGCGCGAGACCTACGACCTGTTCATCGACGGCGAGTTCGCCCCGGCGCAGAGCGGTGAGTACCTCACCTCGCTCAACCCGGCCGACGAGGAGAAGCTCGCCCAGGTGGCCGTGGCCGACCGGGCCGACGTCGACCGCGCCGTCGCCGCAGCCCGCCGCGCCTACGAAACCGTGTGGAGCCGCATGAGCGGTGCCGAGCGCGGCAAGTACCTGTTCCGCATCGCCCGGATCATCCAGGAGCGCTCGCGCGAGCTGGCCGTCCTGGAGTCGATGGACAACGGCAAGCCCATCAAGGAGACCCGCGACGTCGACCTCCCGCTGGTCGCCGCGCACTTCTTCTACTACGCCGGCTGGGCCGACAAGCTCGCCCACGCCGGGCTGGGCCCCGACCCGAAGCCGCTCGGTGTGGCCGCCCAGGTCATCCCGTGGAACTTCCCGCTGCTCATGCTCGCGTGGAAGATCGCCCCGGCCCTGGCCACCGGCAACACCGTGGTGCTCAAGCCCGCCGAGACCACCCCGCTGACCGCTCTGGTCTTCGCGCAGATCTGTCAGGAGGCGGAGCTGCCCCCGGGTGTGGTCAACATCCTGACCGGCGCGGGGGAGACCGGCCGGGCCCTGGTCGAGCACCCGGGCACCGACAAGGTCGCCTTCACCGGTTCCACCGAGGTCGGCCGCCAGATCGCCCGCGCCGTGGCCGGGACCGACAAGCGCCTCACCCTGGAGCTGGGCGGCAAGGGCGCCAACATCGTCTACGACGACGCCGCCCTGGACCAGGCCGTGGAGGGCGTGGTCTCCGGCATCTTCTTCAACCAGGGCCATGTGTGCTGCGCCGGTTCGCGCCTGCTGGTCCAGGAGTCCGTCGCCGAGGAGTTCCTGCCCCGGCTCAAGGCGCGGATCGAGAAGCTGCGCCTGGGCGATCCGCTGGACAAGAACACCGACATCGGCGCGATCAACTCCGCCGCCCAGCTGGAGCGGGTCCGCGAGCTCACCGCCACCGCCGACGAGGAGAACGTCGAGCGCTGGTCGCCCGCCTGCGACCTGCCCGAGCGCGGCTACTGGTTCGCGCCCACCGTGCTCACCGGCGTCAGCCAGGCGCACCGGGTGGCGCGCGAGGAGATCTTCGGCCCCGTGCTGTCGGTGCTGACCTTCCGCACCCCGGAGGAGGCCGTGACCAAGGCCAACAACACCCCCTACGGACTGTCCGCGGGGGTGTGGACGGAGAAGGGCTCCCGCATGCTGTGGACCGCCGAGCGCCTGCGCGCCGGTGTGATCTGGTCCAACACGTTCAACAAGTTCGACCCGACCAGCCCCTTCGGCGGCTACAAGGAGTCGGGATACGGCCGCGAGGGCGGGCGACACGGTTTGGAGGCCTACCTTGGCTGA
- a CDS encoding GNAT family N-acetyltransferase, with translation MSANTPEQAETSTPEPFVPQVEVPEPQRVPGLRLVRLDRTTPEVALLREVLPRQRVAPDQRRFVDEAVHTLPRADEDPERFPYAIVLNSGTLTERSAVLDACVGFGIIDRVGQLRDLVDDPADAVQLRAFYIALEHQGRGIGRAACAAPLLDLFVAAVAPRATQIVLCLNDGNELGERTYSAAGFTPTGRRYDAGEHGMQSVLSRPVQTGYHPVPQLPEPR, from the coding sequence GTGTCAGCGAACACCCCCGAGCAGGCCGAAACCAGCACTCCCGAACCTTTCGTCCCGCAGGTCGAGGTGCCCGAACCCCAGCGGGTCCCCGGACTGCGCCTGGTCCGCCTGGACCGCACCACCCCCGAGGTGGCCCTGCTGCGCGAGGTCCTGCCCCGCCAACGGGTGGCCCCCGACCAGCGCCGCTTCGTCGACGAGGCGGTGCACACCCTGCCGCGCGCCGACGAGGACCCGGAACGCTTTCCGTACGCGATCGTCCTCAACTCCGGGACCCTGACAGAGCGGAGTGCTGTCCTGGACGCCTGTGTGGGCTTCGGCATCATCGACCGGGTCGGCCAGCTGCGCGATCTGGTCGACGATCCGGCCGATGCCGTACAGCTGCGGGCCTTCTATATCGCCCTCGAACACCAGGGTCGGGGGATCGGCCGGGCCGCCTGCGCCGCCCCGCTGCTCGACCTGTTCGTCGCCGCCGTGGCTCCGCGGGCCACCCAGATCGTGCTGTGCCTCAACGACGGAAACGAGCTGGGGGAACGTACGTACAGCGCCGCCGGGTTCACGCCCACCGGGCGCCGCTACGACGCGGGCGAACACGGCATGCAGAGTGTGCTCTCCCGGCCGGTGCAGACCGGCTACCACCCCGTCCCCCAGCTCCCGGAGCCCCGATGA
- a CDS encoding biotin/lipoyl-containing protein: MAEENITFTLPDLGEGLVEATVLEWQVSVGDTIGRNDPLVEVETTKSAVVIPSPKAGRVVELHAEEEQVVPVGDPLVTFAVQVEESAPQAGIVGRVPTEDTKPKRRVRLKPPTD; this comes from the coding sequence ATGGCAGAAGAGAACATCACCTTCACCCTCCCCGACCTGGGGGAAGGTCTGGTCGAGGCCACTGTCCTGGAGTGGCAGGTCTCGGTCGGGGACACCATCGGCCGCAACGACCCGCTGGTCGAGGTGGAGACCACCAAGTCGGCCGTGGTCATCCCCTCGCCCAAGGCCGGGCGCGTGGTGGAGCTGCACGCCGAGGAGGAGCAGGTGGTTCCGGTCGGCGACCCGCTGGTGACCTTCGCCGTCCAGGTCGAGGAGAGCGCCCCGCAGGCCGGGATCGTCGGCCGGGTCCCGACCGAGGACACCAAGCCCAAGCGCCGGGTCCGGCTCAAGCCGCCGACGGACTGA
- a CDS encoding Lrp/AsnC family transcriptional regulator, whose translation MAMGEQRRSGRRPDSTDQTILSALAKDARTGITEIAALANVSRATAYNRIKRLTDEGVIRGYSVVTDHSKMGLGVTALVLISGSQPDWRANREILSSYPEIEYCWYVVGSADIVLLVRVANTNQLRDLILSRLQSLPGVTSTQTLTVIDEVVHRPVVEPSEGSE comes from the coding sequence ATGGCCATGGGCGAACAGCGCAGGAGCGGCCGGCGGCCGGACTCGACCGACCAGACCATTCTGAGCGCGCTCGCCAAGGACGCTCGGACCGGCATCACGGAGATCGCCGCACTGGCCAACGTCTCCCGGGCCACCGCCTACAACCGGATCAAGCGGCTCACTGACGAGGGGGTCATCCGCGGCTACTCCGTGGTGACCGACCACTCCAAGATGGGGCTGGGCGTCACCGCGCTCGTGCTCATCTCGGGCAGTCAGCCCGACTGGCGGGCCAACCGGGAGATCCTCTCGTCCTACCCCGAGATCGAGTACTGCTGGTACGTCGTGGGATCGGCCGACATCGTCCTGCTGGTCCGCGTCGCCAACACCAACCAGCTGCGCGACCTGATCCTGAGCCGCCTCCAGTCCCTCCCCGGTGTGACGTCCACCCAGACGCTCACCGTCATCGACGAGGTCGTGCACCGGCCTGTCGTCGAGCCGTCCGAGGGGAGCGAGTGA
- a CDS encoding alpha/beta fold hydrolase, which translates to MTANLVGDVTMRYTDLPSPAPTDSVPVLLLHGFGTDFDMNWRAAGWPRALEAAGRRVIGPDLRGHGASDKPTDSGLYLPEHFVADILAMLDDLGVTSVDVVGYSMGSRLAWELALTAPDRVRRLVLGGFGPANALAGLDTAEPGAGDSPFDHVYRTVAALPGNDAAALAACVRGQASRPFQEEPRPQGIPMLLVSGVKDTVAEGAAELAERCGASFVEIPGRDHANAVSSRVFKQAVAAFLEEGQER; encoded by the coding sequence ATGACCGCGAATCTCGTCGGAGACGTGACAATGCGCTATACGGATTTGCCTTCACCCGCTCCGACGGACTCCGTACCGGTGCTTCTGTTGCACGGTTTCGGCACCGACTTCGACATGAATTGGCGCGCCGCGGGCTGGCCGCGCGCGCTGGAGGCGGCCGGGCGCCGGGTGATCGGCCCGGACCTGCGCGGCCACGGGGCCAGTGACAAGCCCACCGACAGCGGGCTCTACCTGCCCGAACACTTCGTCGCCGACATCCTGGCGATGCTCGATGACCTGGGTGTGACCAGCGTCGACGTGGTCGGCTACTCCATGGGGTCCCGGCTGGCCTGGGAGCTCGCGCTCACCGCGCCCGACCGGGTCCGCCGCCTGGTCCTGGGCGGTTTCGGCCCGGCCAATGCCCTGGCCGGTCTGGACACGGCCGAGCCCGGCGCGGGTGACAGCCCGTTCGACCACGTCTACCGCACCGTCGCCGCCCTGCCCGGCAACGACGCCGCGGCGCTGGCCGCCTGTGTGCGGGGGCAGGCCTCCCGCCCCTTCCAGGAGGAGCCGCGCCCCCAGGGCATCCCGATGCTCCTGGTCTCGGGCGTCAAGGACACCGTCGCCGAGGGTGCGGCGGAGCTCGCCGAACGCTGCGGGGCCTCCTTTGTGGAGATCCCCGGCCGGGACCACGCCAACGCCGTCTCCTCCAGGGTCTTCAAGCAGGCCGTGGCTGCCTTCCTCGAGGAGGGGCAAGAGCGGTAG
- a CDS encoding GNAT family N-acetyltransferase: MTRWRGSRKRAAGRWDTTQVRLVRLDTGSAESALLREAVLEHDLPPEQLRFTGLPVRTLPDADQDPERVPYAIVALDGALTGPDSARAACAGFGVLDRVIGSELVDAPERAVLMRAYYVTPQWQGRGVGRASCSAPLLDRLVAEVAPHAERIVLCVNQANQSAQRAYRAAGFDFTGKVVPGGAGPQDVMARPLSPPARTRAHTTPEPAIHPEPRTRYL; the protein is encoded by the coding sequence ATGACGCGTTGGCGGGGTTCACGCAAGAGGGCGGCCGGGCGCTGGGACACCACCCAGGTGCGCCTGGTCCGGCTGGACACCGGGTCCGCCGAGTCCGCCCTGCTGCGCGAGGCCGTGCTCGAGCACGACCTCCCGCCCGAGCAGCTGCGCTTCACCGGGCTGCCCGTGCGTACCCTGCCCGACGCCGACCAGGACCCCGAACGCGTCCCGTACGCGATCGTGGCCCTGGACGGCGCGCTGACCGGCCCGGACTCGGCGCGGGCCGCCTGCGCGGGGTTCGGGGTCCTGGACCGGGTGATCGGCTCGGAACTGGTCGACGCGCCGGAGCGCGCCGTACTGATGCGCGCCTACTACGTCACGCCACAATGGCAGGGCCGGGGGGTCGGTCGGGCCTCGTGCTCCGCGCCCCTGCTGGACCGGCTGGTCGCCGAGGTCGCACCGCACGCCGAACGGATCGTGTTGTGCGTCAACCAGGCCAACCAGTCGGCGCAGCGCGCCTACCGGGCCGCGGGATTCGACTTCACCGGCAAGGTCGTCCCCGGCGGTGCGGGCCCCCAGGACGTGATGGCGCGCCCCCTCAGCCCGCCTGCCAGAACCCGGGCCCACACAACCCCGGAACCCGCAATCCACCCCGAACCGCGCACGCGGTACCTATGA
- a CDS encoding aldehyde dehydrogenase family protein — MAERRENKKKGAAKGGAKAKAARSAETGKAAETAARPAESAAVPARLAVKKTYKLYLGGAFPRSESGRSYPVTSADGTHLANASLASRKDARDAVGAARKAFGGWSGRTAYNRGQILYRVAEVMEGRRAQFAARLVDARGLSAAEADRIVSAAVDRWVYYAGWTDKFAQVLGGANPVSGPFYNHSAPEPTGVVAVFAPQDAPLLGLTSVLAPVIATGNTAVVVTSETAPLTAIELAEVLATSDLPGGVVNLLTGKAAEIGPHLASHADVNALDLTGAGDSAVEFERDAATTLTRVLRPGAEADGGEDAWLDTDPGTSRLTPFLETKTVWHPVGV; from the coding sequence TTGGCTGAGCGGCGCGAGAACAAGAAGAAGGGCGCTGCCAAGGGCGGCGCCAAGGCCAAGGCCGCCAGGTCGGCTGAGACCGGGAAGGCTGCCGAGACGGCTGCCCGGCCGGCTGAGTCGGCTGCCGTTCCGGCGCGCCTGGCCGTGAAGAAGACCTACAAGCTCTACCTCGGCGGGGCCTTCCCGCGTTCGGAGTCGGGCAGGAGTTACCCCGTGACCTCAGCGGACGGCACCCACCTGGCCAACGCCTCGCTGGCCTCCCGCAAGGACGCGCGCGACGCCGTCGGCGCGGCCCGCAAGGCCTTCGGCGGCTGGTCCGGGCGCACCGCCTACAACCGCGGCCAGATCCTGTACCGGGTCGCCGAGGTCATGGAGGGGCGCCGCGCCCAGTTCGCCGCCCGGCTCGTGGACGCCCGGGGGCTGTCCGCGGCCGAGGCCGACCGGATCGTGTCCGCGGCCGTGGACCGCTGGGTGTACTACGCGGGGTGGACCGACAAGTTCGCCCAGGTCCTGGGCGGGGCCAACCCGGTCTCCGGGCCGTTCTACAACCACTCCGCACCCGAACCCACCGGGGTGGTCGCGGTGTTCGCACCGCAGGACGCCCCGCTGCTCGGGCTGACCTCGGTGCTCGCCCCGGTCATCGCCACCGGCAACACCGCCGTGGTGGTCACCTCCGAGACGGCGCCGCTGACCGCGATCGAGCTGGCCGAGGTGCTCGCCACCTCCGACCTGCCCGGCGGTGTGGTCAACCTGCTCACCGGCAAGGCCGCGGAGATCGGCCCGCACCTGGCCTCGCACGCCGACGTCAACGCCCTGGACCTGACCGGGGCCGGGGACTCGGCGGTGGAGTTCGAGCGGGACGCGGCGACCACCCTCACCCGGGTGCTGCGCCCCGGAGCCGAGGCCGACGGCGGCGAGGACGCCTGGCTCGACACCGACCCCGGAACCTCCAGGCTGACGCCCTTCCTGGAGACCAAGACGGTCTGGCACCCGGTCGGGGTGTAA
- a CDS encoding alpha-ketoacid dehydrogenase subunit beta has product MTELIEHEHTDAAVGPRTVELSMQQAINRALHTLLTEDPDVLVFGEDVGALGGVFRVTDGLQKEFGDQRVFDTPLAESAIMGMAVGLAMNGWRPVPELQFDGFAYPAIDQIVNQVARMNYRTRGAAPMPITLRLPSFGGIQAPEHHGESLEALFAHTPGLKVAAPSDPAEAYSLLLQSVRSDDPVVFMEPKARYWDRRPVQLSEPTDPIGTSRIVRPGRHATLVAWGAMVHKCLQVAELAAEDGVELEVLDLRWLKPIDAAGLAASVARTKRAVVVHEAPLTAGLGAEVSTLITENCFRDLAAPVQRVTGFDVPYPAGPLEPQYLPTIDRVLLAVQRTLEY; this is encoded by the coding sequence GTGACAGAGCTGATCGAGCACGAGCACACCGACGCCGCGGTCGGGCCCCGCACGGTCGAGCTGTCCATGCAGCAGGCGATCAACCGGGCCCTGCACACCCTGCTCACCGAGGACCCCGACGTCCTGGTCTTCGGTGAGGACGTCGGCGCCCTCGGCGGAGTCTTCCGCGTCACCGACGGACTCCAGAAGGAGTTCGGCGACCAGCGCGTCTTCGACACCCCGCTGGCCGAGTCCGCCATCATGGGCATGGCGGTCGGCCTGGCCATGAACGGCTGGCGGCCGGTCCCCGAGCTCCAGTTCGACGGCTTCGCGTATCCGGCCATCGACCAGATCGTCAACCAGGTGGCGCGCATGAACTACCGCACCCGCGGCGCCGCACCCATGCCGATCACCCTGCGCCTGCCCTCCTTCGGCGGCATCCAGGCCCCCGAACACCACGGCGAGAGCCTCGAGGCCCTCTTCGCGCACACCCCCGGGCTGAAGGTCGCCGCCCCCTCCGACCCCGCCGAGGCCTACAGCCTGCTGCTGCAGTCGGTGCGCTCCGACGACCCGGTCGTGTTCATGGAGCCCAAGGCCCGCTACTGGGACCGCCGCCCGGTCCAGCTCAGCGAGCCCACGGACCCCATCGGCACCAGCCGGATCGTGCGCCCCGGCCGCCACGCCACCCTCGTCGCCTGGGGCGCGATGGTGCACAAGTGCCTCCAGGTCGCCGAGCTCGCCGCCGAGGACGGGGTCGAGCTGGAGGTCCTGGACCTGCGCTGGCTCAAGCCCATCGACGCCGCCGGGCTGGCCGCCTCGGTCGCCCGCACCAAGCGCGCCGTGGTCGTCCACGAGGCCCCGCTCACCGCCGGGCTGGGGGCCGAGGTGTCCACCCTCATCACCGAGAACTGCTTCCGTGACCTGGCCGCCCCGGTCCAGCGCGTCACCGGATTCGACGTCCCCTACCCGGCCGGGCCGCTCGAGCCCCAGTACCTGCCGACGATCGACCGCGTCCTGCTCGCGGTCCAGCGAACCCTGGAGTACTAG
- a CDS encoding phospho-sugar mutase, with protein MLDSALLIQAREWLDQDPDPVTRGELGALLARVEVGDGQALADLTDRFSARLEFGTAGLRGALGAGPNRMNRVVVMRAAAGIGAWLGEGGRHVVIGYDARHRSADFARDSAAVLTGAGHRVSLLPGPLPTPVLAHTLRALGADAGIVVTASHNPPQDNGYKVYVGGSGDDAGSQIVSPVDAEISAAIDAVGPVGALPLGEDWTVLGPEAVAGYLDAVTALVPEGPRNLSVVYTPMHGVGGRVLMEAVERAGFAAPAVVAEQFEPDPDFPTVAFPNPEEPGAMDLALAAGRTRGADLVVANDPDADRLALAVPGHGLLTGNEVGGLLAQYVLDHTSGDDRVVATSIVSSSLLGKIARDRGVHYEETLTGFKWLARAGAPGHKRVFSYEEALGYCAGGDRGRPVADKDGISAALLALSMAAEAKSHGRTLVDLLDDQAREYGLHLSDQLSVRVEDLSEISAAMRRLRAEPPAAFGPLKVTGAVDFADGREGLPPTDALRFELGGGVWGRVTLRPSGTEPKLKAYAEVVLGVDDDVAAIRARGSELLAELMASVAEAVRG; from the coding sequence ATGCTCGACTCCGCCCTCCTCATCCAGGCCCGGGAATGGCTGGACCAGGACCCCGACCCCGTAACCAGGGGAGAACTGGGCGCCCTGCTGGCCAGGGTGGAGGTCGGGGACGGGCAGGCCCTGGCCGATCTCACCGATCGTTTCTCCGCTCGGCTGGAGTTCGGTACGGCGGGGTTGCGCGGTGCGCTGGGGGCCGGGCCCAACCGGATGAACCGGGTGGTGGTCATGCGCGCCGCCGCGGGGATCGGGGCGTGGCTGGGCGAAGGCGGCAGGCACGTGGTGATCGGTTATGACGCCCGGCACCGGTCGGCGGACTTCGCGCGGGACAGCGCGGCGGTACTGACCGGGGCCGGGCACCGGGTGTCCCTGCTACCCGGACCACTGCCCACACCGGTGCTGGCGCACACTCTGCGCGCGCTGGGCGCGGACGCCGGGATCGTGGTGACCGCCAGCCATAACCCGCCCCAGGACAACGGCTACAAGGTCTACGTGGGCGGGTCCGGTGACGACGCGGGATCCCAGATCGTCTCCCCGGTGGACGCCGAGATCTCGGCCGCCATCGACGCGGTGGGGCCGGTTGGCGCGCTCCCGCTGGGCGAGGACTGGACGGTGCTGGGGCCCGAGGCGGTCGCCGGGTACCTGGACGCGGTGACCGCGCTGGTGCCGGAGGGACCCCGGAACCTCTCGGTGGTCTACACGCCCATGCACGGGGTAGGCGGCCGGGTGCTGATGGAGGCGGTCGAAAGGGCCGGTTTCGCGGCTCCGGCGGTGGTGGCCGAGCAGTTCGAGCCGGACCCGGACTTCCCCACGGTCGCCTTCCCCAACCCGGAGGAGCCGGGGGCGATGGACCTGGCCCTCGCTGCGGGCCGGACTCGCGGGGCCGACCTGGTAGTGGCCAACGACCCCGACGCCGACCGGTTGGCGCTGGCGGTTCCCGGGCACGGTCTGCTCACCGGGAACGAGGTGGGCGGTCTGCTCGCCCAGTACGTGCTCGACCACACGAGCGGCGACGACCGGGTGGTGGCCACCTCGATCGTCTCCTCCAGTCTGCTCGGCAAGATCGCCCGGGACCGGGGCGTGCACTACGAGGAGACCCTGACCGGGTTCAAGTGGCTGGCCCGCGCGGGCGCTCCCGGGCACAAGCGGGTGTTCTCCTACGAGGAGGCGCTGGGCTACTGTGCGGGCGGTGACCGGGGCCGTCCGGTGGCTGACAAGGACGGGATCAGCGCCGCGCTGCTGGCGCTGTCGATGGCGGCCGAGGCCAAGAGCCACGGGCGCACCCTGGTGGACCTGCTCGACGACCAGGCCCGTGAGTACGGCCTGCACCTGAGCGACCAGCTGTCGGTTCGGGTGGAGGACCTGTCGGAGATCTCCGCGGCGATGCGGCGGCTGCGCGCCGAACCGCCCGCCGCGTTCGGCCCCCTGAAGGTGACGGGGGCCGTCGACTTCGCCGACGGTCGCGAAGGGCTACCGCCGACCGACGCGCTGCGCTTCGAGCTGGGGGGCGGGGTGTGGGGGCGGGTGACGCTGCGCCCCTCGGGGACCGAACCCAAACTGAAGGCCTACGCCGAGGTGGTTTTGGGGGTTGACGACGACGTCGCTGCCATCCGCGCGCGCGGTTCGGAACTGCTGGCCGAACTGATGGCGTCGGTCGCCGAGGCGGTCAGGGGATGA
- a CDS encoding purine-nucleoside phosphorylase yields MTRTPQAVAEEAATELRSRTGVDSYDVALVMGSGWATAADLIGDSKDEFASAELPGFLPPAVDGHSGTIRSIADGDRDVLAFLGRTHLYEGHGTDVVVHNVRTAAAAGAKTIVLTNAAGGINTDYAVGSPVLIADHINMTAQSPLTGANFVDLTETYTSELRAIARQVDPDLPEGVYAAMPGPHFETPAEIRMLRAMGADLVGMSTVLEAIAAREAGARVLGMSLVTNIAAGLEGANLDHEDVLATGRDSAATVGRLLADIVAKI; encoded by the coding sequence GTGACTCGCACACCCCAGGCCGTGGCCGAGGAAGCCGCAACCGAGCTGCGTTCGCGCACCGGTGTGGACAGTTACGACGTGGCCCTGGTGATGGGGTCCGGTTGGGCGACCGCCGCCGACCTGATCGGCGACTCCAAGGACGAGTTCGCCTCGGCCGAACTGCCCGGCTTCCTGCCCCCGGCCGTGGACGGCCACAGCGGCACCATCCGCAGCATCGCCGACGGCGACCGCGACGTGCTCGCCTTCCTGGGCCGCACCCACCTGTACGAGGGCCACGGCACCGACGTGGTCGTGCACAACGTCCGCACCGCCGCCGCGGCGGGAGCCAAGACCATCGTGCTCACCAACGCGGCGGGCGGGATCAACACCGACTACGCCGTGGGCTCGCCGGTGCTCATCGCCGACCACATCAACATGACCGCGCAGTCGCCGCTGACCGGCGCGAACTTCGTGGACCTCACCGAGACCTACACGTCCGAGCTGCGCGCCATCGCCCGCCAGGTCGACCCCGACCTGCCCGAGGGCGTCTACGCGGCCATGCCCGGCCCGCACTTCGAGACCCCCGCCGAGATCCGGATGCTCCGCGCGATGGGCGCCGATCTGGTCGGCATGTCCACCGTCCTGGAGGCCATCGCCGCCCGCGAGGCCGGCGCACGCGTCCTGGGCATGTCCCTGGTCACCAACATCGCCGCCGGGCTGGAGGGCGCCAACCTCGACCACGAGGACGTCCTGGCCACCGGCCGCGACTCCGCCGCGACCGTGGGCCGCCTGCTCGCGGACATCGTTGCCAAGATCTGA